One window of the Cryptomeria japonica chromosome 7, Sugi_1.0, whole genome shotgun sequence genome contains the following:
- the LOC131030445 gene encoding cytochrome b561 and DOMON domain-containing protein At5g35735 produces the protein MGEWRTMTLQIMVMLLIMVVRVSSEATVKSCETTVESQTFGKCRYFSLLESTLWWTYDTDKNSMDFAFRTKPASKGGWVGWGINPNTTGMVGTQAVIAFQHSNGSMVAMTYNVVKPPNEQEPSALSFPVSIINSTINDGTITIFASLVLPSKKTAVSHTWQVGGEVKGVVPQSHPLAPANLNSFGPLDLLSGVTAPAGPVGAMPPTTKTTPPSTPASSSNSAIHLSLPVLAFSSSLFLCFLLHLR, from the exons ATGGGGGAGTGGAGGACGATGACGCTGCAGATAATGGTGATGCTGCTCATAATGGTGGTGCGGGTGAGCTCTGAAGCCACGGTAAAGTCGTGTGAGACAACGGTGGAATCTCAAACCTTTGGAAAGTGCAG GTACTTTTCGCTTCTTGAATCGACGCTTTGGTGGACATACGACACAGATAAAAACTCCATGGATTTCGCCTTCCGAACAAAGCCAGCAAGCAAAGGCGGATGGGTGGGGTGGGGCATAAATCCCAACACCACAGGCATGGTGGGCACCCAAGCAGTGATCGCCTTCCAGCACTCCAACGGCAGCATGGTGGCCATGACTTACAATGTCGTCAAGCCCCCCAACGAGCAGGAGCcttctgcactctcattccccgtCTCCATCATCAACTCCACCATTAACGACGGCACCATCACAATATTTGCTTCGCTTGTTTTGCCCTCCAAGAAGACGGCGGTGAGCCATACATGGCAGGTGGGTGGCGAAGTGAAAGGCGTGGTTCCACAGTCACACCCCTTGGCTCCCGCAAACCTCAATAGCTTTGGTCCTCTCGATCTCCTCTCTGGCGTCACCGCCCCAGCTGGTCCTGTTGGTGCAATGCCGCCCACCACAAAAACTACTCCTCCTTCCACTCCAGCCTCCTCATCAAACTCTGCTATCCACCTCAGCCTTCCCGTTCTTGctttctcctcctctctctttctctgctttttgcTTCACTTGAGGTGA